In one Dermatophagoides farinae isolate YC_2012a chromosome 4, ASM2471394v1, whole genome shotgun sequence genomic region, the following are encoded:
- the MBD-R2 gene encoding PHD finger protein MBD-R2 isoform X2, giving the protein MKMADSSSSTTDNPNIDSTLALRRQRRSTSNPFYQQQQSSSSTTTRKSSTVDNVSISKSMIKSDSNISKDCDDDFKDETAIPEQLQQNCRWSLTEPLEACDIQGNWYPAKIVEIKNDKIKIHFLRWKKRYDQWFPMDTDLIRPRSDPNDPNRQMVQKALKFEVNEEILARWTDQKFYPARITTFYSKGQYCQVLFYDGYRKKVKVSSLQKMPDDYDGEQVPPPIQPLKPAFPTSPTIPLNLETPESMQKNNSFVCDICQKGFRKESLLLQHKKHFHKTELDDVPSLVPPQLRIHKTNRHEKQKSHDSGDDVKMSKIKTETDVAEDGTAAINTTNELVDRGKRKNESTPSPQSSDSINVSKKIKQEQDHDSESVDSPKTGQTSSKSSMKSLTVILPAWSSRRSTKPNTTLLFKDARLEAEEHENDNIEEFVKCICPLDEESGLMVQCELCLAWQHGSCAGFHSENDVPPSGYFCQFCRQAPKSVRTQQNSYQLNHWLKNGQPPQFTPAMFVPIDGTIGIRNDSVNKFMNPMMNYINGQQQRKHESLNQGHLISTGIKKSEMMDNEFFGSEMGIVLHHHHRPMDSDLEDNDDEEDLQHLRATNQLSSALYDCMINLHALNYKIQQQRKKFNNDEIVEIEQQQRQLLSNMDLIQQKLEKIEKDVEQKDSYAIHTSSSTLSATSPENFGISSDVVMPSLLPPPPQMTTPIKSSNLFGMSNSNSAGVCAESNDSSIQNQPTLSALNSSDAINNSDNDHGLMLKSLNGSGSSGAGDLSQSQKQLSNDQSPSQPPLARLLLSTTNTTVNTGNSSCSSSSHPQNTSHHHSHPSMTHDFLPVNLTDGEMKLELSYHYRDLQIARELVLLCSR; this is encoded by the exons atgaaaatggctgattcttcatcatcgactACAGATAATCCCAATATCGATTCGACATTGGCCTTACGTCGTCAACGTCGGTCGACATCAAATCCATTttatcagcaacaacaatcgtcatcatcaacgacaactagaaaatcatcaaccgTCGATAATGTATCgatatcaaaatcaatgatcaaatctGACAGTAATATCTCAAAAGATTGTGATGACGATTTCAAGGACGAAACGGCCATTCCTGAACAATTACAACAGAATTGCCGTTGGTCATTGACCGAACCATTAGAAGCATGTGACATTCAAGGAAATTGGTATCCTGCTAAGattgttgaaattaaaaatgataaaataaagatACATTTTTTACGTTGGAA AAAACGGTATGATCAATGGTTTCCTATGGATACGGATTTGATTCGTCCACGTAGTGATCCAAATGATCCAAATCGTCAAATGGTACAAAAAGCGTTGAAATTCGAAgtgaatgaagaaattttaGCCCGTTGGACAGATCAGAAATTCTATCCGGCACGAATAACAACATTCTATAGTAAAGGACAATATTGTCAGGTGTTATTCTATGATGGATATCGTAAAAAAGTTAAAGTTAGTTCATTACAAAAAATGcctgatgattatgatggtgaaCAGGTTCCACCACCTATTCAACCGTTAAAACCAGCTTTTCCAACATCTCCAACGATACCATTAAATCTTGAAACACCGGAATCGATgcagaaaaataattcatttgtttgcgATATATGTCAGAAAGGTTTTCGAAAGGAAAGTCTTTTACTTCAacataaaaaacattttcataaGACCGAATTGGATGATGTACCATCATTGGTTCCACCACAGCTACGGATACACAAAACAAATCgtcatgaaaaacaaaaatcacatgattctggtgatgatgttaaaATGTCTAAAATTAAAACTGAAACAGATGTGGCAGAAGATGGGACAGCAGCCATAAACACAACCAACGAGTTGGTAGATCGAGGAAAAcgtaaaaatgaatcaacaccatcaccacaaTCAAGTGATTCTATAAATGTTagtaaaaaaatcaaacaagaaCAAGATCATGATTCAGAATCAGTGGATTCACCGAAAACTGGTCAAACATCCtcgaaatcatcaatgaaatcattgaCCGTAATCCTACCAGCATGGTCATCACGAAGATCAACAAAACCGAATACAACATTGCTATTTAAAGATGCACGACTTGAAGCTGAGgaacatgaaaatgataatattgaagAATTTGTCAAATGTATCTGTCCACTGGATGAAGAAAGTGGTCTTATGGTCCAATGTGAG CTATGTCTTGCATGGCAGCATGGATCATGTGCCGGTTTTCACAGTGAAAATGATGTTCCGCCCAGCGGTTAT ttttgtcaattttgtcGACAAGCACCGAAAAGTGTACGGACACAACAAAATTCCTATCAGCTAAATCATTGGCTTAAGAATGGACAGCCACCACAATTCACACCAGCTATGTTTGTACCTATCGATGGTACAATTGGGATTAGAAATGATTCTGTTAATAAATTTAtgaatccaatgatgaattatataaatggccaacaacaacggaaaCATGAATCATTAAATCAAG GTCATTTGATATCCAcaggaataaaaaaatccgaaATGATggacaatgaatttttcggTTCGGAAATGGGTATTGttcttcatcaccatcataggCCAATGGATTCAGATCTGGaagataatgacgatgaagaaGATCTACAACATCTTCGTGCAAcgaatcaattatcatcggCCCTGTATGATTGTATGATCAATCTTCATGCATTGAATTATAAAATTCAGCAACAACG aaaaaaatttaataatgatgaaatagtCGAAATTGAACAGCAACAACGTCAATTATTATCGAACATGGATCTAATCCAAcagaaattggaaaaaattgaaaaagatgTCGAACAAAAAGATTCGTATGCCATCCATACATCAAGTTCAACATTATCTGCCACATCGCCGGAAAATTTTGGCATCTCTTCTGATGTTGTAATGCCTAGTTTACTTCCACCTCCGCCACAAATGACGACACCAATTAAATCATCTAATTTATTTGGAATGTCTAATAGTAATTCTGCTGGTGTTTGTGctgaatcgaatgattcatccattcaaaaTCAGCCTACATTGTCGGCATTGAATTCATCAGATGCCATCAATAATTCTGATAACGATCATGGTTTAATGTTGAAATCATTAAATGGTTCTGGTTCCAGTGGCGCTGGTGATCTTTCTCAAtcacaaaaacaattatccAATGATCAATCACCATCACAGCCACCTTTAGCACGATTATTACTGTCAACGACTAATACAACAGTAAATACGGGAAATTCATCTtgttcgtcatcatcacatccACAAAATacaagtcatcatcatagccaTCCATCGATGACACATGATTTTCTGCCGGTTAATCTAACCGatggtgaaatgaaattagaaTTATCTTATCATTATCGTGATTTACAGATTGCCCGTGAACTTGTTCTATTATGTAGTAGATAA
- the MBD-R2 gene encoding PHD finger protein MBD-R2 isoform X1: MKMADSSSSTTDNPNIDSTLALRRQRRSTSNPFYQQQQSSSSTTTRKSSTVDNVSISKSMIKSDSNISKDCDDDFKDETAIPEQLQQNCRWSLTEPLEACDIQGNWYPAKIVEIKNDKIKIHFLRWKKRYDQWFPMDTDLIRPRSDPNDPNRQMVQKALKFEVNEEILARWTDQKFYPARITTFYSKGQYCQVLFYDGYRKKVKVSSLQKMPDDYDGEQVPPPIQPLKPAFPTSPTIPLNLETPESMQKNNSFVCDICQKGFRKESLLLQHKKHFHKTELDDVPSLVPPQLRIHKTNRHEKQKSHDSGDDVKMSKIKTETDVAEDGTAAINTTNELVDRGKRKNESTPSPQSSDSINVSKKIKQEQDHDSESVDSPKTGQTSSKSSMKSLTVILPAWSSRRSTKPNTTLLFKDARLEAEEHENDNIEEFVKCICPLDEESGLMVQCELCLAWQHGSCAGFHSENDVPPSGYFCQFCRQAPKSVRTQQNSYQLNHWLKNGQPPQFTPAMFVPIDGTIGIRNDSVNKFMNPMMNYINGQQQRKHESLNQELSQRKSFTLHDLTLQSTTTSITHNLTNDSSPTGHLISTGIKKSEMMDNEFFGSEMGIVLHHHHRPMDSDLEDNDDEEDLQHLRATNQLSSALYDCMINLHALNYKIQQQRKKFNNDEIVEIEQQQRQLLSNMDLIQQKLEKIEKDVEQKDSYAIHTSSSTLSATSPENFGISSDVVMPSLLPPPPQMTTPIKSSNLFGMSNSNSAGVCAESNDSSIQNQPTLSALNSSDAINNSDNDHGLMLKSLNGSGSSGAGDLSQSQKQLSNDQSPSQPPLARLLLSTTNTTVNTGNSSCSSSSHPQNTSHHHSHPSMTHDFLPVNLTDGEMKLELSYHYRDLQIARELVLLCSR; the protein is encoded by the exons atgaaaatggctgattcttcatcatcgactACAGATAATCCCAATATCGATTCGACATTGGCCTTACGTCGTCAACGTCGGTCGACATCAAATCCATTttatcagcaacaacaatcgtcatcatcaacgacaactagaaaatcatcaaccgTCGATAATGTATCgatatcaaaatcaatgatcaaatctGACAGTAATATCTCAAAAGATTGTGATGACGATTTCAAGGACGAAACGGCCATTCCTGAACAATTACAACAGAATTGCCGTTGGTCATTGACCGAACCATTAGAAGCATGTGACATTCAAGGAAATTGGTATCCTGCTAAGattgttgaaattaaaaatgataaaataaagatACATTTTTTACGTTGGAA AAAACGGTATGATCAATGGTTTCCTATGGATACGGATTTGATTCGTCCACGTAGTGATCCAAATGATCCAAATCGTCAAATGGTACAAAAAGCGTTGAAATTCGAAgtgaatgaagaaattttaGCCCGTTGGACAGATCAGAAATTCTATCCGGCACGAATAACAACATTCTATAGTAAAGGACAATATTGTCAGGTGTTATTCTATGATGGATATCGTAAAAAAGTTAAAGTTAGTTCATTACAAAAAATGcctgatgattatgatggtgaaCAGGTTCCACCACCTATTCAACCGTTAAAACCAGCTTTTCCAACATCTCCAACGATACCATTAAATCTTGAAACACCGGAATCGATgcagaaaaataattcatttgtttgcgATATATGTCAGAAAGGTTTTCGAAAGGAAAGTCTTTTACTTCAacataaaaaacattttcataaGACCGAATTGGATGATGTACCATCATTGGTTCCACCACAGCTACGGATACACAAAACAAATCgtcatgaaaaacaaaaatcacatgattctggtgatgatgttaaaATGTCTAAAATTAAAACTGAAACAGATGTGGCAGAAGATGGGACAGCAGCCATAAACACAACCAACGAGTTGGTAGATCGAGGAAAAcgtaaaaatgaatcaacaccatcaccacaaTCAAGTGATTCTATAAATGTTagtaaaaaaatcaaacaagaaCAAGATCATGATTCAGAATCAGTGGATTCACCGAAAACTGGTCAAACATCCtcgaaatcatcaatgaaatcattgaCCGTAATCCTACCAGCATGGTCATCACGAAGATCAACAAAACCGAATACAACATTGCTATTTAAAGATGCACGACTTGAAGCTGAGgaacatgaaaatgataatattgaagAATTTGTCAAATGTATCTGTCCACTGGATGAAGAAAGTGGTCTTATGGTCCAATGTGAG CTATGTCTTGCATGGCAGCATGGATCATGTGCCGGTTTTCACAGTGAAAATGATGTTCCGCCCAGCGGTTAT ttttgtcaattttgtcGACAAGCACCGAAAAGTGTACGGACACAACAAAATTCCTATCAGCTAAATCATTGGCTTAAGAATGGACAGCCACCACAATTCACACCAGCTATGTTTGTACCTATCGATGGTACAATTGGGATTAGAAATGATTCTGTTAATAAATTTAtgaatccaatgatgaattatataaatggccaacaacaacggaaaCATGAATCATTAAATCAAG AATTATCACAACGAAAATCATTCACATTACATGATCTTACATTACAATCTACGACGACGTCAATCACACATAATTTAACAAATGATTCCTCACCTACAGGTCATTTGATATCCAcaggaataaaaaaatccgaaATGATggacaatgaatttttcggTTCGGAAATGGGTATTGttcttcatcaccatcataggCCAATGGATTCAGATCTGGaagataatgacgatgaagaaGATCTACAACATCTTCGTGCAAcgaatcaattatcatcggCCCTGTATGATTGTATGATCAATCTTCATGCATTGAATTATAAAATTCAGCAACAACG aaaaaaatttaataatgatgaaatagtCGAAATTGAACAGCAACAACGTCAATTATTATCGAACATGGATCTAATCCAAcagaaattggaaaaaattgaaaaagatgTCGAACAAAAAGATTCGTATGCCATCCATACATCAAGTTCAACATTATCTGCCACATCGCCGGAAAATTTTGGCATCTCTTCTGATGTTGTAATGCCTAGTTTACTTCCACCTCCGCCACAAATGACGACACCAATTAAATCATCTAATTTATTTGGAATGTCTAATAGTAATTCTGCTGGTGTTTGTGctgaatcgaatgattcatccattcaaaaTCAGCCTACATTGTCGGCATTGAATTCATCAGATGCCATCAATAATTCTGATAACGATCATGGTTTAATGTTGAAATCATTAAATGGTTCTGGTTCCAGTGGCGCTGGTGATCTTTCTCAAtcacaaaaacaattatccAATGATCAATCACCATCACAGCCACCTTTAGCACGATTATTACTGTCAACGACTAATACAACAGTAAATACGGGAAATTCATCTtgttcgtcatcatcacatccACAAAATacaagtcatcatcatagccaTCCATCGATGACACATGATTTTCTGCCGGTTAATCTAACCGatggtgaaatgaaattagaaTTATCTTATCATTATCGTGATTTACAGATTGCCCGTGAACTTGTTCTATTATGTAGTAGATAA